The Chryseobacterium aureum genome contains a region encoding:
- the cysI gene encoding assimilatory sulfite reductase (NADPH) hemoprotein subunit, protein MNKDKENLSPVERIKTGSNGLRGTLKESLADDFTGAIREDDQTLIKFHGMYQQDDRDRREERVSKKLEWLYSYMIRLRLPGGFLTPEQWVGLNETAEDHSTGTIKVTTRQTIQLHGILKSHLRPTIQSFNLKHLDSIAACGDVNRNVTCTANPSESPLQQEAYELAGKISEMCLPKTKAYYDIWIDDELLVDRKAEEDPLYQDRYLPRKLKIGIAVPPNNDVDVFINDIALIAIIENDKIVGYNIAAGGGLGATHGNEATYARLASILGFVDTEEKVLKAVYEIITVQRDFGNRSDRKLSRLKYTIDKLGIDQYRTEVEKRTGFSFEPAREFKFEQRKDRYGWIQNHEGKWFFTVFVEHGRILNTAEYPLKAGLLKIAQTGKANFRFTCNQNLILADIEEKDKAEMEHILKEYGISDSTQGASALRKNSVACVALNTCSLALAEAQRYLPSLVTKIEPLLEKYGLLEEDITIRMTGCPNGCGRSPNAEIGFVGTAYGKYNLHIGGDRLGMRLNTKFKENIGEEEILTTLDELFGIYVQKRLAEETFGDFSYRYLHTLN, encoded by the coding sequence ATGAACAAAGATAAAGAGAACCTTTCACCGGTAGAAAGGATTAAAACCGGCAGTAACGGACTCAGGGGAACTTTAAAGGAAAGCCTTGCAGACGACTTCACCGGAGCCATAAGGGAAGATGACCAGACGCTGATCAAATTCCACGGAATGTACCAGCAGGACGACAGAGACCGTAGGGAAGAACGTGTCTCCAAAAAACTGGAATGGTTATATTCTTATATGATCAGACTAAGGCTTCCCGGCGGCTTTTTAACCCCGGAACAATGGGTAGGACTGAATGAAACTGCAGAAGATCATTCTACGGGAACCATAAAAGTAACTACAAGACAAACGATTCAGCTGCATGGTATTTTAAAATCACATTTGAGGCCTACCATTCAGAGCTTCAACCTGAAGCATCTGGATTCTATTGCAGCGTGTGGGGATGTCAACAGAAATGTAACCTGTACTGCCAATCCTTCGGAATCGCCTTTGCAGCAGGAAGCTTACGAACTGGCAGGTAAAATCAGCGAAATGTGCCTTCCTAAAACCAAAGCTTATTATGACATCTGGATTGATGACGAACTTCTGGTAGACCGTAAGGCAGAAGAAGATCCACTGTACCAGGACAGATATCTTCCGAGAAAACTGAAAATAGGAATTGCGGTTCCACCCAATAATGATGTGGATGTATTCATTAATGATATTGCATTGATCGCTATTATCGAAAATGATAAAATCGTTGGATACAATATTGCTGCCGGAGGAGGATTAGGAGCCACCCACGGAAATGAAGCCACTTACGCCCGTCTTGCATCCATCCTTGGGTTTGTGGATACCGAAGAAAAAGTATTAAAAGCCGTCTACGAAATCATTACGGTACAAAGAGACTTCGGAAACAGAAGCGACCGAAAATTATCAAGATTAAAATATACGATTGATAAATTGGGTATCGACCAGTATAGAACAGAAGTAGAAAAAAGAACAGGATTCAGCTTTGAACCTGCCAGGGAATTTAAGTTTGAGCAAAGAAAAGACCGTTATGGATGGATTCAGAATCATGAAGGGAAATGGTTTTTTACCGTATTTGTAGAGCACGGAAGAATCCTTAACACCGCGGAATATCCTTTAAAAGCTGGGTTATTAAAAATTGCACAGACGGGTAAGGCCAATTTCCGTTTTACCTGTAACCAGAACCTTATTCTGGCTGATATTGAGGAAAAAGATAAAGCTGAAATGGAACACATTTTAAAAGAATACGGAATTTCGGATTCTACCCAGGGAGCAAGTGCTCTGCGTAAAAACTCTGTTGCCTGCGTGGCTTTGAATACCTGTTCACTGGCTTTAGCGGAAGCACAGCGTTATTTGCCTTCTCTGGTCACTAAAATAGAACCTCTCCTTGAAAAATATGGTCTGCTGGAAGAAGATATTACCATCCGTATGACTGGCTGTCCAAACGGCTGCGGAAGATCTCCCAATGCTGAAATCGGATTTGTGGGCACCGCTTATGGAAAATATAATCTTCACATTGGCGGAGACCGCTTAGGAATGCGACTGAATACAAAATTTAAAGAAAACATTGGCGAAGAAGAAATTCTCACCACGCTGGATGAACTTTTCGGAATATATGTACAGAAAAGACTTGCAGAAGAAACATTTGGTGATTTTTCATACCGTTATTTACACACCTTAAATTAA